Proteins from a single region of Primulina tabacum isolate GXHZ01 chromosome 5, ASM2559414v2, whole genome shotgun sequence:
- the LOC142546828 gene encoding transcription factor UNE10-like isoform X2, whose translation MNQCVPSWDLDDNSALPGLDYEVAELTWKNGQLAMHGLGPPRVPPTKYNTWDKPRAGTGTLESIVNQATRLPYPKSVSDGSGDDLVPRFDQRRSIANPVASASVTMAMDALVPCNNINILNSNDNQVPSSHVLGCSTRVGSCSGIAATLDGHVGRGKHVPRVDISGCDDTNGSASESATCGRDSRQLTLDTCEKELVAEGFTSPSTESPENTSSCKEYSKCTGDDHDSVCHSRRQRDKCDYGGKKRGSGKSPVITKRSRAAAIHNQSERKRRDRINQRMKTLQKLVPNSSKTDKSSMLDEVIEYVKQMQLQVQVMRMNMPHMNMLPLAAMHQHQHLQMSMINPMCMGMGMGIMDMNAMGRPGAGIPPLPASFMPVAAPWDNPAGERLPGPASVMTDPLSMFMAWQSQLMTMDAYNRLAALYQQFQQPPKN comes from the exons ATGAATCAATGTGTACCAAGTTGGGATCTTGATGATAATTCCGCCCTGCCCGG GTTGGATTATGAAGTGGCAGAATTGACTTGGAAAAATGGGCAATTAGCCATGCATGGCTTAGGCCCTCCCCGCGTGCCTCCTACGAAGTACAATACATGGGACAAGCCACGCGCCGGCACCGGAACATTAGAGTCTATAGTCAACCAGGCCACGCGCCTCCCCTATCCCAAGTCCGTCTCGGATGGTAGCGGAGACGACCTCGTCCCTAGGTTTGACCAACGCCGCTCCATAGCCAACCCTGTGGCCAGCGCTTCCGTCACCATGGCTATGGACGCCTTGGTTCCATGCAATAACATCAACATCTTGAACAGCAACGATAACCAGGTCCCCTCCTCGCACGTGCTGGGCTGCTCCACCAGGGTGGGTTCTTGCAGCGGCATCGCCGCCACCTTGGACGGCCACGTCGGGAGGGGGAAACACGTACCGCGTGTGGACATCAGCGGCTGTGACGACACGAACGGGAGCGCGAGCGAGAGCGCCACATGTGGGCGGGATAGCCGGCAGTTGACGCTTGATACCTGCGAGAAGGAATTGGTAGCGGAGGGGTTCACGTCTCCCTCCACGGAGTCGCCGGAAAATACCAGCTCCTGTAAGGAATACAGCAAGTGCACCGGCGATGACCATGACTCCGTGTGTCACAGTAGGCGGCAG AGGGATAAATGTGACTATGGGGGAAAGAAAAGAGGAAGTGGAAAGTCCCCAGTCATAACAAAAAGGAGTAGGGCAGCTGCTATTCATAACCAGTCTGAACGT AAACGAAGGGACAGGATAAATCAAAGGATGAAGACGCTACAGAAGTTGGTCCCAAATTCCAGCAAg ACAGATAAATCTTCAATGTTGGATGAAGTGATAGAATATGTGAAACAAATGCAGTTGCAAGTTCAGGTCATGAGGATGAACATGCCACACATGAATATGTTGCCATTAGCAGCCATGCATCAGCATCAGCACCTTCAAATGTCTATGATTAACCCTATGTGCATGGGGATGGGGATGGGGATCATGGACATGAATGCCATGGGGCGGCCGGGGGCTGGAATCCCGCCCCTTCCTGCCTCCTTTATGCCCGTGGCGGCACCGTGGGATAATCCTGCAGGGGAGCGATTGCCGGGACCTGCTTCTGTGATGACAGATCCGTTATCTATGTTCATGGCATGGCAGTCGCAg CTAATGACAATGGATGCTTACAACAGGCTTGCAGCTTTGTATCAGCAATTCCAGCAACcaccaaaaaattaa
- the LOC142546828 gene encoding transcription factor UNE10-like isoform X1 has protein sequence MNQCVPSWDLDDNSALPGLDYEVAELTWKNGQLAMHGLGPPRVPPTKYNTWDKPRAGTGTLESIVNQATRLPYPKSVSDGSGDDLVPRFDQRRSIANPVASASVTMAMDALVPCNNINILNSNDNQVPSSHVLGCSTRVGSCSGIAATLDGHVGRGKHVPRVDISGCDDTNGSASESATCGRDSRQLTLDTCEKELVAEGFTSPSTESPENTSSCKEYSKCTGDDHDSVCHSRRQKLQRDKCDYGGKKRGSGKSPVITKRSRAAAIHNQSERKRRDRINQRMKTLQKLVPNSSKTDKSSMLDEVIEYVKQMQLQVQVMRMNMPHMNMLPLAAMHQHQHLQMSMINPMCMGMGMGIMDMNAMGRPGAGIPPLPASFMPVAAPWDNPAGERLPGPASVMTDPLSMFMAWQSQLMTMDAYNRLAALYQQFQQPPKN, from the exons ATGAATCAATGTGTACCAAGTTGGGATCTTGATGATAATTCCGCCCTGCCCGG GTTGGATTATGAAGTGGCAGAATTGACTTGGAAAAATGGGCAATTAGCCATGCATGGCTTAGGCCCTCCCCGCGTGCCTCCTACGAAGTACAATACATGGGACAAGCCACGCGCCGGCACCGGAACATTAGAGTCTATAGTCAACCAGGCCACGCGCCTCCCCTATCCCAAGTCCGTCTCGGATGGTAGCGGAGACGACCTCGTCCCTAGGTTTGACCAACGCCGCTCCATAGCCAACCCTGTGGCCAGCGCTTCCGTCACCATGGCTATGGACGCCTTGGTTCCATGCAATAACATCAACATCTTGAACAGCAACGATAACCAGGTCCCCTCCTCGCACGTGCTGGGCTGCTCCACCAGGGTGGGTTCTTGCAGCGGCATCGCCGCCACCTTGGACGGCCACGTCGGGAGGGGGAAACACGTACCGCGTGTGGACATCAGCGGCTGTGACGACACGAACGGGAGCGCGAGCGAGAGCGCCACATGTGGGCGGGATAGCCGGCAGTTGACGCTTGATACCTGCGAGAAGGAATTGGTAGCGGAGGGGTTCACGTCTCCCTCCACGGAGTCGCCGGAAAATACCAGCTCCTGTAAGGAATACAGCAAGTGCACCGGCGATGACCATGACTCCGTGTGTCACAGTAGGCGGCAG AAATTGCAGAGGGATAAATGTGACTATGGGGGAAAGAAAAGAGGAAGTGGAAAGTCCCCAGTCATAACAAAAAGGAGTAGGGCAGCTGCTATTCATAACCAGTCTGAACGT AAACGAAGGGACAGGATAAATCAAAGGATGAAGACGCTACAGAAGTTGGTCCCAAATTCCAGCAAg ACAGATAAATCTTCAATGTTGGATGAAGTGATAGAATATGTGAAACAAATGCAGTTGCAAGTTCAGGTCATGAGGATGAACATGCCACACATGAATATGTTGCCATTAGCAGCCATGCATCAGCATCAGCACCTTCAAATGTCTATGATTAACCCTATGTGCATGGGGATGGGGATGGGGATCATGGACATGAATGCCATGGGGCGGCCGGGGGCTGGAATCCCGCCCCTTCCTGCCTCCTTTATGCCCGTGGCGGCACCGTGGGATAATCCTGCAGGGGAGCGATTGCCGGGACCTGCTTCTGTGATGACAGATCCGTTATCTATGTTCATGGCATGGCAGTCGCAg CTAATGACAATGGATGCTTACAACAGGCTTGCAGCTTTGTATCAGCAATTCCAGCAACcaccaaaaaattaa